From Populus trichocarpa isolate Nisqually-1 chromosome 19, P.trichocarpa_v4.1, whole genome shotgun sequence, a single genomic window includes:
- the LOC18107984 gene encoding ammonium transporter 3 member 1 isoform X1, whose amino-acid sequence MAAPPPNPVPVAYQGGLAASVPDWLNKGDNAWQMISATLVGLQSVPGLVILYGSIVKKKWAVNSAFMAFYAFAAVVICWVVWAYKMSFGDRLFPFWGKAGPALAQKFLIKQAALPETTQSYDNGGVETAMATPFYPMASMVWFQCVFAAITLILLAGSVLGRMNFKAWMAFVPLWLTFSYTVGAFSLWGGGFLFHWGVMDYSGGYVIHLSSGIAGLTTAFWVGPRSSKDRERFPPNNVLLMLAGAGLLWMGWAGFNGGDPYTANIDSSMAVLNTNICAATSLLVWTWLDVIFFKKPSVIGAVQGMITGLVCITPGAGLVQGWAAIIMGILSGSVPWFTMMIVHKRWTLLQKIDDTLGVFHTHAVAGLLGGVLTGLFAEPELCALFLPVTNSRGGVYGGSGGIQILKQLVGGAFIIGWNVVVTSIICVVINFVIPLRMSEEQLLIGDDAVHGEEAYALWGDGEKYDVTKHGDITEHHMETRTSTGATQVM is encoded by the exons ATGGCTGCTCCTCCACCTAACCCAGTCCCAGTGGCATACCAAGGAGGCTTAGCTGCTTCAGTTCCTGACTGGTTAAACAAGGGCGATAACGCATGGCAAATGATCTCAGCCACCCTTGTTGGACTCCAGAGTGTGCCAGGACTTGTAATTCTCTATGGAAGCATTGTCAAGAAAAAATGGGCAGTCAATTCAGCTTTCATGGCCTTTTACGCTTTCGCAGCTGTTGTAATCTGCTGGGTGGTTTGGGCCTACAAAATGTCTTTTGGGGATAGGCTCTTCCCCTTTTGGGGCAAAGCAGGACCTGCCTTGGCCCAGAagtttctaatcaagcaagctgCACTCCCTGAGACCACACAGTCCTACGATAACGGTGGTGTGGAGACTGCAATGGCTACACCATTTTATCCCATGGCTTCCATGGTTTGGTTTCAGTGCGTGTTTGCTGCAATCACTCTTATTCTTTTGGCTGGATCAGTGCTTGGAAGAATGAATTTTAAGGCTTGGATGGCTTTTGTGCCACTTTGGCTCACTTTCTCTTACACTGTTGGTGCCTTCAGCTTGTGGGGTGGTGGATTCTTGTTTCACTGGGGTGTCATGGACTATTCTGGTGGTTATGTTATTCATCTTTCTTCAGGGATCGCCGGCTTGACTACTGCCTTTTGG GTAGGTCCAAGATCATCAAAGGATAGAGAGAGATTTCCACCGAACAATGTACTGCTAATGTTAGCAGGGGCAGGGCTGCTGTGGATGGGATGGGCTGGCTTCAACGGCGGAGATCCATACACTGCCAATATTGACTCTTCCATGGCCGTTCTTAACACTAACATTTGCGCAGCTACTAGCCTTCTTGTATGGACCTGGCTAGATGTCATTTTCTTCAAGAAACCTTCTGTCATCGGTGCTGTTCAGGGCATGATAACTGGCCTTGTTTGCATTACTCCTGGTGCAG GTCTTGTTCAAGGATGGGCTGCCATAATCATGGGAATTTTATCTGGTAGTGTTCCATGGTTTACCATGATGATTGTTCACAAAAGATGGACACTACTGCAAAAAATTGATGACACACTAGGAGTGTTTCACACCCATGCTGTTGCTGGCCTTCTAGGGGGTGTTCTAACAGGCCTCTTTGCAGAACCTGAGCTCTGTGCACTATTTTTGCCGGTGACAAACTCAAGGGGCGGTGTCTATGGTGGTTCCGGTGGAATCCAAATACTCAAACAACTAGTTGGCGGTGCTTTCATTATTGGATGGAACGTTGTCGTCACATCAATTATTTGTGTAGTGATAAACTTTGTGATACCATTGAGAATGTCTGAGGAGCAATTGCTTATTGGGGATGATGCTGTGCATGGTGAGGAGGCTTATGCATTGTGGGGCGATGGAGAAAAATATGATGTAACCAAGCATGGGGATATCACAGAACATCACATGGAAACGAGGACATCAACTGGTGCTACTCAAGTGATGTAG